The nucleotide sequence tatttattttatttttacaacaattactatattacagaatgtctttatatacaacgttcatagccttcttgtcattagacaatacaaacatgttttctctagaggttactcttgaaagagcgacatacagttggccatgtgaaaaacagtcaacactcaaatctaagcctgcaacgttgaaggtttgaccctgagatttattaatggtcattgcaaaagatgtctttaccggaaattgtaagcgtttaaattggaatggtagatccgatggtatcagagggattcggggaatcaatacatcttctccggtaccacatcctgtgagtattgtgcactctattatgaaagttttcagtgattttaccaccaaacgcgtgccattgcaaatttaggtggacttaggtttcttaataaaataacaggacaacctattttcagctccattttgtgaggagggagtccagacggtttcaaagaatttagaaattctctaggaaattgaacagcttcttccaaatcgagaacagtatcgaccgatcaatctttgaaataatcaagttatttactttatctacttgttcgttagttggtgacagaatagctctttctttaaaccaagatattgtcttataccttatgttatcaatgtctggatagacattgttgactaactcttggatgttgtctatcaaaacacaaaggttttctaggttaatccttagttttagttttaatcatattagttttaagatctaatttattgacatgcgactaaaggtgggatctttttagcgaagcatttatttcgtcagcacgtgttcctcgagtcacaactggtaggatttgacggaaatctccggagaacagaattgtacatccacccataggtgcatttttgttgcgcaaatcgcgtgttgtcctatccagtgcttccacagacgtcttgtttgacatggtagcttcgtcccagactattaatgagcagtcacgcataaattttcctgtattgctctgtctagaaacactacagacgctgttatcatcatcggtggcgattttcagcgggtgcttcattgtagagtgtgtggttcggcctctttccaaaagagtagcggcaatgccggatgacgcaacagctaacgcaatttttccggtagatctcaattactaattactgttgtaatatcttgaaaaatattgtttttaattatatgctgtaaagagtcatatacatacatagatctatatgaaaacaacaatgtatttaaggtatttaattggataaggattaatgttgtacccatttgttgaaatcgcttcgaaaataagctattagttgtcgtaaaaagtaaatgacaaaaaatgttattgtatggaattgatagcaaactaaacgcgctccgaatcaataaaaactattcaaaaactgtattttaattatgtgcgatttactaatatagaacctgaaaatggcgttttatttcgctgtaaaattgtatgtacatataattacatggaattcagtacatacatagatacataccatatgtacatatgtccgaaatgaaataatgcgagcgattcgtaaatacatacatacatacgtcaccatacgatgtaattcaacattaatgaggtgtggtgagattatcgcttaacgcctgttgcttaattcggttgacagcgaacacacacacaaacagcttttgtttaaacaattttggttaaataacaaataaatcaattattttttttgattcagaacgaaagtaaatatttcaaagttaaacttcaagaaagtttcattttaattggttcattcgtttatgatttatggccgtgaaaacaaaaaaattatgtttttttgccacattttgaccgattgccacgccccctttatatatttcttcacattatatagatataaaccttcctcttcaatcaatctatctttaaaaaaaaccgcatcaaaatccgttgcgtagttttaaagatttaagcgtataaggggacatagggacagaaaaagcgactttgttttataatatgtagtgatttctTGTAATTAATACTTTTACTACGTTTTTTTCTGGTCACtcatataaatttcatttttctcttCACAGAACAGCTGTTCCGTAACGGTCTTCAGAAAtcgcacaaaacaaaaatctgcccacaaacaatttatttttttcccgaCAAATAAGTAGCAGAAAATCATTATGCCGACCATACGACGTTGCTGTATTGTAGGATGTCTTTCCAATTCCAGTCAGAGTCCACAATTGCAGTTCTTCCAATTTCCTCGACCGGAAAACCCATTTTATAACCTTTGGAAGCAGGCGTGCCATGCCTCGCTGAGTCGCATACTGCCTTTCAAAAAACCAGTTGTGTGCGCGCTCCACTTTCATCCTAATCTCATTGGTGGACGACGACTGACAGCTTCAGCTGTACCATCTCAGCGCCTGGAAGTGCCAAACGACCTGAAAGCCGTTGAACGACAAGCCATGGTAGAAGAAATCGAGCAAAGCCGCAAGTGCGCATACATCAATGCCGTTGTATatgaatggttggtgcgtgccAATCTAAATCCACAGCTACGAGGTTCTATAACGCACGGCATGATTAAGGACAAGGCTGCTTCAGCGGGACAACTTATCGGTTCTACTTCGTTTGTGGCTGATAATCGTTGGCTTAATAGGTTCCGCGAGACACATTTAACTGGATTTGCACAAAAATTGGCCAGCAATCAATTGAAGCCGCTTGGTGTGTCACTGTGGATTCCAGATATTGTACAAGATCTGCAACATCTATTCCCCCCAACGAGCGCTGAACGCGTTGATAAATTGGAAAGTTTACCTGAACAATATATGGACTACATGAAACAATATGGGGAATAtgatgaggatgatgaagattCTCAGGGTAATTCAGTGAAGGATCAACAGCAAAATCACTCGGGATATGACGCTTACGGTCAGACACAACAGAGCTTCAATGGTAGTTATAAAAGTTATGAAGGATACTACGACCGACAAAATCAACATAGCAATTATAGCTCGCCACAACCACAACGTCCTGCATCGCACTCGCCCCCACAGCAACAAGTACCAAAATTAGAATCACCAGTGCATCGCTCGAGCCCAGTACTACCGGCGCCTCCAAAGCGAGCGCGCGTAGATGAGGACGACGTTACCGAAATAACAAATGGTCACAATGTAACAGACTTAACGAGTGATTGCGATGTTAACGATTGCGATGTAAAACCAATCAAACTGATGAATGGCAGTAACACACCAAATGGCACGAATTATCACACACCAGCTCCTTCGCCGAAACCTACAGTGAATGGCAATACAAATGGTACAAATGGTATTAGCAAAAGTGTGGAAACTGATTTGACATCCTATGCACAAGCACTTGAATACCTAAAGCCGTTGGAGGACTTTGCCCTTTCAATGGAGAATTTCCGCGCAATAGGATTAATCTCACAATTGGATATTGTATTGCGTAAGGGTGAAAACAAACAACTGGCTATGAACCAGTAATGAGCTAATTTCTGCTGTAGTAGAACTAAAAGCTATTTACTTACACTTTGATGTGatttagtttttgtaaataatttataaaacgcTTTAGTATATTTAGACTCCATAAACTTGTGTAACCATTATTTATGCActctgtaattttttataaataactaaaaatttagtacataGAAATCTGATTTAAGGTACTTAGTGTAGTCTATGAATTAATGTATCGAGTCAGCAGCAAagacaatgtttattttatttattttaagccaGTATTAGAAATATTTACTGTGCAAATAAAAGATGCAGCCGCCCctttcaaataacttaaaacaaaaagtgtatttttatttaatataatattatattatgtttcTTGAAGAAGTTAAAACTTGTTATTGCTGTAGCACCAtgaacattccccatatttacatacgggcatacggggaatgctgctgaagtgacagtttttggccaaatataaatacgggtcgtttcggtaacgtagaaccggctgtcgtGGAAACAAGTTAAAACTTGTCTTAAAATGTGTATAAAGCTAGCCCCAAAAGGGTGCAATTCCCAGGGATTTGTTGCAGTTCGAAGAAAATCCATGAAGTGCGGACACAAATCCCAAGTAACTGCAAATTTACATTTACCTCGGAATTTGTTGCTACTTTGTGGTGCAGCTTGTGGATTCTCTCATTTTTTTACTGACTGTCGTCGAGATAAGAGTAAACGGAAAAATGATACGTGATAATAAAAACATTGTTTACTCCTTGGGTGTGCAGGTGTgcatttctctaatctgggttccaggacataattgactgaattggcctcagagacctcctacccttgcatcggcatccccctgacagttgttaaaggggaactgcacaaattatttctcaggaaagcgcagaaaagatggagcttcatttcttcgtgtgctatttcgaaaaccctttgtccGCAGTACAACAGAAGGAGTACTCAGACAGCcctggggactccacgccattcaatttccaaactcgtagctgtatttaccggtcacTAGACGATAgtcacacacgcggaaaagctaggtttccatttaacccccattgcagtaGCTgttgggacctttcagagaaggagattgttgagcactttctctgtaaatgtccgggtttggcagcta is from Anastrepha ludens isolate Willacy chromosome 4, idAnaLude1.1, whole genome shotgun sequence and encodes:
- the LOC128862238 gene encoding uncharacterized protein LOC128862238 — encoded protein: MPTIRRCCIVGCLSNSSQSPQLQFFQFPRPENPFYNLWKQACHASLSRILPFKKPVVCALHFHPNLIGGRRLTASAVPSQRLEVPNDLKAVERQAMVEEIEQSRKCAYINAVVYEWLVRANLNPQLRGSITHGMIKDKAASAGQLIGSTSFVADNRWLNRFRETHLTGFAQKLASNQLKPLGVSLWIPDIVQDLQHLFPPTSAERVDKLESLPEQYMDYMKQYGEYDEDDEDSQGNSVKDQQQNHSGYDAYGQTQQSFNGSYKSYEGYYDRQNQHSNYSSPQPQRPASHSPPQQQVPKLESPVHRSSPVLPAPPKRARVDEDDVTEITNGHNVTDLTSDCDVNDCDVKPIKLMNGSNTPNGTNYHTPAPSPKPTVNGNTNGTNGISKSVETDLTSYAQALEYLKPLEDFALSMENFRAIGLISQLDIVLRKGENKQLAMNQ